In Gossypium raimondii isolate GPD5lz chromosome 12, ASM2569854v1, whole genome shotgun sequence, a single window of DNA contains:
- the LOC105764372 gene encoding nudix hydrolase 18, mitochondrial: protein MVCLVSRTGRHLQRYDDLGRRQVVGCIPYRYKRNSDGILSTDLEVLVISSQKCQKMMFPKGGWELDESKEQAAIRESIEEAGVIGKVECELGKWDFMSKRYGTFYEGYMFPLLVKEELALWPEQNVRQRTWMSVKEARDVCQHWWMKEALDILVERLTSLQQHKEQNISTCL from the exons ATGGTTTGCTTGGTTTCTCGTACGGGAAGGCACTTGCAGCGATACGATGACCTCGGCCGCCGCCAAGTTGTCGG ATGCATTCCGTACAGATACAAACGTAATAGTGATGGAATTCTGAGCACTGACTTGGAGGTTCTTGTCATCTCCtcacaaaaatgtcaaaaaatgaTGTTCCCTAAG GGCGGTTGGGAACTTGATGAATCTAAAGAACAAGCTGCTATAAGAGAGTCAATTGAAGAAGCTGGAGTTATAGGCAAAGTTGag TGCGAATTGGGCAAATGGGACTTTATGAGCAAACGCTATGGCACGTTTTATGAAGGTTACATGTTCCCTTTGCTTGTGAAGGAGGAACTTGCCCTCTGGCCTGAGCAAAATGTGCGCCAACGGACATGG atGAGTGTGAAGGAAGCCAGGGATGTGTGCCAGCATTGGTGGATGAAGGAAGCCTTAGACATACTGGTTGAACGGCTAACCTCCTTGCAGCAACACAAGGAACAAAATATCTCAACTTGTTTGTAA
- the LOC105764374 gene encoding uncharacterized protein LOC105764374, which produces MAAAKLLIPTLSHFRPLTCAAAVSASNPARLVPHPPDLLKWIKREGGFVHEAVTITQDTTYGLGLVASGGIPKGSDLIVLPEHVPLKFQSDKDDEADSVSLPLSNRVPEELWAMKLGLKLLQERAKVGSFWWPYISNLPETYTVPIFFSGEDIKNLQYAPLLYQVNKRCRFLLEFEQEVKNVLKNLKPSEHPFGGQDVDASSLGWAMSAVSSRAFRLYGKKLPNGTHSDIPMMLPLIDMCNHSFNSNARILQEQDAGNPKMLIKVVAEREIKQSDPLLLNYGCLSNDFFLLDYGFVIPSNPYDHIELKYDGALMDAASMAAGVSSPNFSSPAPWQQEILFQLNLDGEVPNLKVTIGGPELVEGRLLAALRVLLSNDREMVQRYDLSVLKSLSAEGPLGVANEVAAFRTIIALCVIALGHFPTKIMDDESLLKQGVSVSTELAIQFRMQKKSVIIDVMRDLTKRVKLLLSKETTTA; this is translated from the exons ATGGCTGCTGCTAAGCTGCTTATCCCCACTCTCTCCCACTTCCGGCCGCTAACATGCGCTGCCGCCGTCTCCGCCTCAAACCCAGCGCGGCTGGTCCCTCACCCACCGGACCTCCTCAAGTGGATCAAGAGGGAAGGTGGCTTCGTGCACGAGGCTGTAACAATTACCCAGGATACCACCTACGGGCTAGGTCTTGTCGCCTCTGGAGGAATCCCCAAGGGTTCTGATCTTATCGTCCTCCCTGAACACGTTCCCTTGAAGTTTCAATCAGACAAAGACGATGAGGCTGACTCTGTCTCGCTCCCTTTGTCTAACCGCGTTCCAG AGGAACTATGGGCAATGAAGCTGGGTCTGAAGCTTCTACAAGAAAGAGCAAAGGTTGGATCCTTCTGGTGGCCATACATTAGCAATCTTCCAGAAACTTACACTGTACCAATCTTCTTTTCCGGTGAAGATATAAAGAACTTGCAATATGCTCCTTTGCTTTACCAG GTGAATAAAAGGTGTCGTTTTCTTCTGGAGTTTGAGCAAGAGGTCAAAAATGTTCTGAAAAATCTTAAACCAAGTGAACACCCTTTCGGTGGCCAAGATGTAGATGCATCTTCCCTTGGATGGGCTATGTCTGCAGTCTCATCCAGGGCATTTCGTTTGTACGGGAAAAAGCTTCCAAATGGAACCCACAGTGATATTCCAATGATGCTCCCTCTGATTGATATGTGCAACCATAGCTTCAATTCAAATGCCCGAATTTTGCAAGAACAAGATGCTGGGAATCCAAAAATGCTGATAAAG GTTGTAGCTGAAAGGGAAATCAAACAAAGTGATCCATTACTTCTGAATTACGGTTGTCTAAGCAATGACTTTTTTCTACTGGATTATGGATTTGTTATACCATCAAATCCATATGACCATATCGAGCTGAAATATGATGGTGCTCTTATGGATGCTGCCAGTATGGCTGCTGGTGTTTCTTCACCCAATTTCTCATCACCAGCTCCATGGCAACAAGAAATTCTCTTTCAGCTTAATTTAGATGGAGAAGTTCCAAATCTCAAG GTAACCATTGGAGGTCCCGAATTGGTAGAGGGACGTTTATTAGCTGCTTTACGAGTTCTACTATCGAATGACAGAGAAATGGTGCAGAGGTATGATTTGAGTGTACTAAAATCCTTATCAGCCGAAGGTCCCCTTGGAGTTGCAAATGAAGTAGCTGCTTTTCGTACCATTATTGCACTCTGTGTCATTGCACTGGGACACTTCCCAACAAAGATAATGGATGATGAATCTCTCCTAAAACAAGGCGTCTCGGTTTCAACTGAGTTAGCAATACAGTTCCGGATGCAGAAGAAATCCGTGATTATAGATGTTATGAGAGATCTCACCAAAAGGGTAAAGCTTCTTTTATCAAAGGAGACCACTACTGCTTGA
- the LOC105764375 gene encoding probable calcium-binding protein CML25 yields the protein MGFGSIFSRKKKHHSPNSTASPAVPPSGLAFLQSPMPTPSRNFAQIQPQELEHIFKMFDANGDGKISSSELASIMGSLGQQPSDEEVQKMIKEFDADGDGFINFEEFVELNTKGVDSKEVLENLKDAFSVYDLDGNGSISAEELHKVLKSLGDDCSITECRKMISGVDNDGNGMIDFEEFKVMMLAGPRYDSMDS from the coding sequence ATGGGATTTGGGTCGATTTTCAGTCGCAAAAAGAAGCATCATTCCCCGAATTCAACAGCTTCTCCAGCCGTTCCTCCGAGTGGATTGGCGTTCCTTCAATCCCCGATGCCAACCCCATCGCGAAACTTCGCTCAAATCCAACCCCAAGAACTCGAACACATCTTCAAGATGTTCGACGCTAATGGCGACGGCAAGATCTCATCGTCTGAACTCGCTTCCATCATGGGTTCTCTCGGCCAACAACCCTCCGATGAAGAAGTCCAAAAGATGATCAAAGAATTCGATGCAGACGGTGATGGGTTCATAAATTTCGAGGAATTCGTGGAGCTCAACACTAAAGGAGTCGATTCCAAGGAGGTTCTGGAGAATCTCAAGGACGCGTTCTCGGTGTATGATCTAGATGGGAACGGTTCGATTTCAGCCGAAGAACTGCACAAGGTTCTTAAAAGCCTGGGAGACGATTGCTCCATTACTGAATGCAGGAAGATGATAAGCGGAGTCGATAATGATGGGAACGGGATGATTGACTTCGAAGAATTTAAGGTTATGATGTTGGCTGGCCCAAGGTATGATTCCATGGATTCTTAG